One window from the genome of Bacteroidota bacterium encodes:
- a CDS encoding redox-sensing transcriptional repressor Rex, translated as MKINNQESQQLSDIPEDVLKRMPSYLNYLRFLKLKGKTYISADHIAKDMDYTHSMVVNDISYSRNFDPSLDIYNIEILINGIETMLGYHKIQEILVVGAKRFGDEFILNKTLKNCNLKIEAVFDSSSSFIGKNIKGYQVMSVQKLKNLANRMNIQIGILINNNEEAQQIADLMSTSGIKIIWNFTAQELRVPNSVFVLNSDTHDNLVDQYHIIYNQLINK; from the coding sequence ATGAAAATTAATAACCAGGAAAGCCAACAATTATCAGATATTCCTGAAGATGTTCTGAAACGAATGCCTTCTTATTTAAATTATCTTAGGTTTTTAAAGCTTAAAGGCAAAACTTATATTTCTGCCGACCATATTGCCAAAGATATGGATTATACCCATTCTATGGTGGTCAATGATATTTCCTACTCCAGGAATTTTGATCCTTCTCTTGATATTTATAACATTGAGATTCTAATCAATGGCATTGAGACCATGCTGGGATATCACAAGATACAGGAAATTCTGGTGGTGGGCGCAAAACGATTTGGGGACGAGTTTATTCTGAATAAAACATTAAAAAATTGTAATTTAAAAATTGAAGCCGTTTTTGATTCCAGTTCTTCCTTCATCGGCAAAAACATTAAAGGTTACCAGGTCATGTCGGTTCAAAAATTGAAAAATTTGGCAAACCGCATGAATATTCAAATCGGTATTCTGATTAACAACAATGAAGAAGCCCAACAAATTGCCGATTTAATGTCCACCTCTGGAATAAAAATAATATGGAATTTTACAGCCCAGGAACTTAGGGTGCCCAATTCCGTATTTGTCCTGAATTCGGATACCCATGATAATTTAGTTGATCAATATCATATAATTTATAATCAACTAATTAATAAATAG
- a CDS encoding MoaD/ThiS family protein, producing MKIKIICFGEVADIIGKKQFELKDIIDSASLKGYLAGKYPALSKIHYQVALNKILNKADNFKNNDEIALLPPFYGG from the coding sequence ATGAAAATTAAAATTATTTGTTTCGGTGAAGTTGCCGATATTATTGGGAAAAAGCAATTTGAATTGAAAGATATTATTGATTCAGCCTCTTTAAAAGGTTATCTGGCCGGCAAGTATCCTGCCCTTTCAAAAATTCATTACCAGGTGGCCTTGAATAAAATTCTGAATAAGGCGGATAATTTTAAAAACAATGATGAGATAGCTCTTTTGCCTCCGTTTTATGGCGGTTAA